One Pyrus communis chromosome 4, drPyrComm1.1, whole genome shotgun sequence genomic region harbors:
- the LOC137731861 gene encoding 26S proteasome non-ATPase regulatory subunit 13 homolog B-like → MIIFNGLVVCIVFKDLAFDLSLSVLLGDNIYNFGELLAHPIIKSLLGTKVEWLYYILQAFNSGDLVRYQELCRVHNAALRAQPALVENEKKLLEKINILCLMEIIFSRPSEDRTIPLSIIAERTKLSVEDVEHLLVKSLSVHLIEGIIDQLEETVHVSWVQPRVLGIPQIQSLRDRLDGWLDKVHTALLSIEAETPDLVAS, encoded by the exons ATGATAATTTTTAACGGTTTGGTTGTTTGCATCGTATTTAAGGATCTAGCATTTGATTTGTCCCTTTCTGTACTCCTGGGAGATAATATCTACAACTTTGGAGAGCTGCTTGCGCATCCTATC ATTAAGAGCCTTCTAGGGACAAAGGTAGAGTGGCTTTACTATATTCTTCAAGCGTTCAACTCTGGTGATTTAGTTCGGTATCAAGAATTATGTCGTGTACACAATGCTGCTTTGAGAGCACAACCAGCATTAGTTGAAAATGAGAAGAAGCTTTTGGAGAAGATTAACATTCTGTGCTTGATGGAAATTATCTTCAG CCGGCCATCTGAAGATCGGACTATACCATTGAGTATCATTGCAGAGCGCACCAAACTTTCTGTTGAGGATGTGGAGCATCTTCTTGTGAAGAGCCTTTCC GTTCATCTGATTGAGGGAATAATCGATCAGCTTGAGGAGACGGTGCATGTGTCCTGGGTGCAGCCAAGAGTTTTGGGGATTCCACAGATCCAATCTTTGCGTGATAGGCTGGACGGTTGGTTGGACAAAGTCCATACTGCTTTGTTATCGATCGAGGCGGAAACACCTGATTTGGTTGCGTCTTGA